One genomic region from Rosa rugosa chromosome 1, drRosRugo1.1, whole genome shotgun sequence encodes:
- the LOC133744982 gene encoding uncharacterized protein LOC133744982, producing MGYIQEARENHVKKKVEEALRSKMKQKAMKECKDYASKYAECSTGRTISVVWQCRQEAKELNNCLHQFTNDDVLEQMKKDYMLQQQQKESTGSLNPSAI from the exons ATGGGTTACATACAGGAAGCACGTGAGAATCACGTGAAGAAGAAGGTAGAAGAAG CGCTGAGGAGCAAAATGAAGCAGAAGGCTATGAAGGAGTGTAAGGATTACGCTTCCAAATATGCAGAGTGCTCTACTGGGAGAACCATCTCCGTTGTTTGGCAGTGTCGCCAAGAAGCCAAGGAATTGAACAATTGCCTTCACCAATT CACTAATGATGATGTCTTGGAACAAATGAAAAAAGATTATATGCTTCAACAACAGCAGAAGGAGTCTACCGGAAGTCTAAATCCATCTGCTATCTAA
- the LOC133744966 gene encoding probable carboxylesterase 17: MSFRRSMATISFNPRPNLQATNNHSHQHGVVVEEIEGFIRVHKNGYIERPSIIPSVPCTTATARDVVIDKFSNLWARIYVPSHPGANNLPVLVYFHGGGFCVGSAAWSCYHEFLSNLACKASCVIVSVNYRLAPENRLPAAYDDGVNAVMWVKQQALSQSCEQKWWFSRCNLSSLFISGDSAGANIAYNVTTRLSNEHSVLKPLRLKGTVLIQPFFGGEARTWSEKHATQPPHSALNLSNSDVYWRLSLPLGANRDHPWCNPLANGVAKLRDLRLPAIMVCVSELDILKDRNLELCNALTSLGKKVETVTYKGVGHAFQVLHNSQLSHPRTQELVSHIKVFINQ, translated from the coding sequence ATGTCATTTAGAAGATCAATGGCAACCATTTCCTTCAATCCGAGGCCTAATCTTCAAGCAACTAACAACCATAGCCATCAACATGGAGTTGTTGTTGAAGAAATTGAAGGCTTTATCAGAGTCCACAAAAATGGATACATAGAAAGGCCTTCAATTATCCCTAGTGTCCCTTGCACTACTGCAACAGCTAGAGATGTTGTCATTGACAAATTCTCCAACTTGTGGGCGCGTATTTATGTTCCCAGCCACCCCGGGGCCAATAACCTCCCGGTGCTTGTTTACTTTCATGGTGGAGGATTCTGTGTTGGCTCTGCTGCTTGGAGCTGCTACCATGAGTTCCTCAGCAACCTTGCTTGTAAAGCAAGTTGTGTCATCGTCTCTGTAAATTACCGTTTAGCCCCTGAGAACCGTCTTCCTGCTGCCTATGATGATGGTGTCAACGCTGTTATGTGGGTGAAACAACAAGCTCTCAGTCAGAGTTGCGAGCAAAAATGGTGGTTCAGTCGGTGCAACCTCTCGAGCTTGTTCATAAGTGGTGACAGTGCAGGGGCTAACATAGCCTACAATGTCACCACCCGGTTATCAAATGAACACTCGGTTTTAAAACCATTGCGTCTCAAAGGTACTGTTCTGATCCAACCTTTCTTTGGAGGTGAAGCACGTACTTGGTCTGAAAAACATGCAACTCAGCCACCACACTCTGCACTAAATCTATCAAACTCCGATGTGTATTGGCGACTGTCACTGCCGTTGGGGGCCAACCGAGACCATCCGTGGTGCAATCCCTTAGCAAATGGCGTGGCAAAGTTGAGGGATTTGAGACTCCCAGCTATAATGGTGTGCGTATCAGAGTTGGATATATTGAAAGACAGGAATTTGGAGCTGTGCAATGCTTTGACTAGCTTGGGGAAAAAGGTCGAAACAGTAACGTACAAAGGGGTTGGGCATGCATTTCAAGTTCTGCATAACTCTCAGCTCTCTCATCCTAGGACCCAAGAATTGGTGTCTCACATCAAGGTTTTCATAAACCAGTAA
- the LOC133733141 gene encoding uncharacterized protein LOC133733141 produces the protein MSDETILHQTAASHGDDDVEKLRNFFEKFMLEEGVGVEELRILFEKLMFSNEGAGVDELRKSLEEFMFKEAAGVDEKKEDDESREEAEENQQKQEKTIAARLKQRCALRPKLPVLNLKSDRNTVPVPKQWSKKGVELEGESGIEKPPYRLPSYIAATGIEKIRQAWIEKEDSNKLGAMDIDYQVLYDAFFKYQTKPKLTALGDLYYEGKEFNQVSLRDQMKDCGLREPVDHETKHWGDLEEEEGEDLDDDMVADSEKKRKRKMKEKEGKYNKKDFMF, from the coding sequence ATGAGTGACGAGACAATCTTGCACCAGACAGCAGCGAGCCACGGTGATGATGATGTTGAGAAACTGAGAAATTTTTTCGAAAAGTTCATGTTGGAGGAAGGGGTTGGTGTTGAGGAGTTGAGAATTCTTTTCGAAAAACTCATGTTCAGCAATGAAGGAGCGGGTGTTGACGAGTTGAGAAAAAGTTTAGAAGAATTCATGTTCAAGGAAGCAGCGGGTGTTGATGAGAAAAAGGAAGATGATGAGTCCCGAGAAGAAGCCGAGGAGAATcaacaaaaacaagagaaaaCAATTGCAGCTAGATTGAAACAGAGGTGTGCATTAAGGCCTAAACTGCCGGTGCTTAATTTGAAATCGGATCGGAATACTGTACCGGTGCCAAAGCAATGGAGTAAGAAAGGGGTAGAATTGGAGGGTGAAAGTGGAATCGAGAAGCCACCTTATCGGCTTCCTAGTTACATTGCTGCAACTGGAATCGAGAAAATTAGACAGGCGTGGATTGAGAAAGAAGATAGTAACAAGTTGGGGGCAATGGATATTGATTATCAGGTACTTTATGATGCCTTTTTCAAGTACCAGACTAAGCCAAAGCTCACAGCACTTGGTGATCTGTACTATGAAGGAAAAGAGTTTAATCAGGTAAGCTTGAGGGATCAGATGAAAGACTGTGGGCTCCGAGAGCCAGTTGATCATGAGACAAAGCATTGGGGtgatttggaggaagaagaaggagaagatttaGATGATGACATGGTTGCAGATagtgagaagaagaggaagcgTAAGATGAAGGAAAAGGAAGGCAAATACAACAAGAAGGATTTCATGTTCTAA